The following nucleotide sequence is from uncultured Draconibacterium sp..
TCCTTCGGGAGTTGAAGAAACAGCATGAACGATTTCGGAAGCAATCATCCATCCGGGGTGAAAAGGAAGGTATTTAGGCCAGCGCGAGGCATACATGTGATACTGATTATCGTCTCCTTTAATTACCGAGCTTCCCCAAACCCAGTAATCTTTCATTTCGAATCCGCCATTTACAGGTGCTTCATCTATATTATTCAGAATTGAGTTTTGGGCAGTGCTGAAGAATGTGCACTTAAGTAGCAGAACGATAAATAGTAAATTTTTTATTGAGACAACTATCTTCATTGGTTTTGGTTTAAATTGGATACTATGCTGTTTTTTCTTTTGCTGAAAAGGCTAAATAAAACAAATACAATGCACCCATGAGAATTACGATTACAGATCCAACTTGCGACCCGAGTGAATCGGACATTAAACCCATAAAAAACGGGATAACTGCTCCTCCAAATACGCCGGTAATCATTAAGCCTGAAATTTCGTTGGCTTTGTCGGGGCGCGATTGAATAGCCATTCCGAAAATAATTGGAAAAACATTGGCAATTGTAAAACCAATGATTCCATAAATAGCAAAAACGCCAATTTTATCGCCTACAAAAATTAACGCAATTAGTGCCAATACAGCAACAACAATATTGATTTTGAAGAATTTGGTTGAAGCGAATTTTGCCAAGAAAAATGCACCTAAAAACGCACCCAATGTTCTGAAAGCAAAATAAACACTTGGCCCGTAACCTGCATCGATAGAAGATAAGCCGCAACGTTCCATTAATATTTTTGAGGCGGCGGTATTTACACCTACATCAACTCCAACAACACACAAGATTCCAAGAAACATCAGAAAAATGGTTTTGTCTTTTAAAATTGCTAAAACACTCCCAAACGAACTTGCTTTTCCTTCAACGGATTCTTCTGCAATTGGTGTAAACATCAACCAAACGGTTGAAAGCAATGTTATTACTGCATAAATTGGGAAAATGTATTGCCAATTATCTAATTGGGTTGCTGCAAAAGCTGCAATAAACGGAGCACTAAACGACGAAATGGCTTTTACAAACTGGCCGGCAGTTAAGCTACTGGTTAAACGGTCGCCCCGAACCACATTTTGCAACAAGGGATTGAGCGAAACCTGTAAAATTGTATTGGCAATACCAAGCAAAGCAAAAGCAATAAGCGACATTGTAAATGTATATTCGACAAGGGGAATAAACATGGCTACTATTGTAATTCCATTACTTAAAAGCACGGTTTTTTTGCGTCCAATACGATTCATTAAAATTCCCGTAGGAATAGAGAAAATCAGAAACATGGAAAACAGAGCTACCGGAATCAGATTTGACAGTGTGTCCTGAAATTCG
It contains:
- a CDS encoding MFS transporter, encoding MTENKVQVSKILPVLFGFFVMGFCDVVGITSAHVKEDLLGAYSPEFQDTLSNLIPVALFSMFLIFSIPTGILMNRIGRKKTVLLSNGITIVAMFIPLVEYTFTMSLIAFALLGIANTILQVSLNPLLQNVVRGDRLTSSLTAGQFVKAISSFSAPFIAAFAATQLDNWQYIFPIYAVITLLSTVWLMFTPIAEESVEGKASSFGSVLAILKDKTIFLMFLGILCVVGVDVGVNTAASKILMERCGLSSIDAGYGPSVYFAFRTLGAFLGAFFLAKFASTKFFKINIVVAVLALIALIFVGDKIGVFAIYGIIGFTIANVFPIIFGMAIQSRPDKANEISGLMITGVFGGAVIPFFMGLMSDSLGSQVGSVIVILMGALYLFYLAFSAKEKTA